The Stratiformator vulcanicus genome has a segment encoding these proteins:
- a CDS encoding ABC transporter permease subunit, whose amino-acid sequence MAEKTSAFTGRKRQLSTRRTVKFADQFAASVITVGGIGTIGAVFLVGVLLVWEVVPLFQPAEITPVALPQTDSSLDVSRGFRVDEYDVIGWGAGEDGSITSFSTRTGESISTRSVVSTQDDGRDVTAFSIAFDQPDIAFGFADGSVVTGLAAFKTDFLEAESVPEEVRSLATNQTRIYDGGIVEVTPRGQFRVQRVEFDLPDEPLDVADSPVTLIDVVGTSSGPVVAVWSEERRLLLFRIKQSENIFTGEVTSEPADQVELPVDGAPTSQPNFLLMGESGSRLYLIWEDGTLFRYSLDDSRKWYLAESLKVVPAGRTVTSVKLAAGRTTLLIGDSEGDLTGWFPVRDTPDFAGTNRPVEDETETVLPDDGYLLTRAHEYGRGPTEAAVSGLGPSPRDRTVAVGYADGSLSLIQTTNERRMVDFVRDGPPAKHLALTPQAERSSIYGVSEDHDLFRGKVEIGHPAASLAGLFAPIWYEGYAAPASVWQSTSASDATEPKFGLGPIIFGTLKATFYSMLFGAPLALMAAIYTSEIMPSRWRPAIKPTIENMASLPSVVLGYVAAIVIAPYVEKWLPMILLVPFIVPLALLTGAYLWQMLPVRVALRLENGRMFFAAVTALAGVFAAYLLGPIVEDVLFRGNILLWFSERKGSGIGGWFLILTPLVTLVVALLARTFVTPILINATRNWSRSACTAADLGKFAVAGLIVLAGTYLLSWALIQFGSLTGLDLDPRNSLIGSFDQRNAFIVGFVMGFAIIPIIFTLADDALMSVPQQLRSASLGSGATPWQTAMRVVLPTAMSGLFSALMVGLGRAVGETMIVLMAAGNTPILDFNIFNGFRTLSANIAVELPEAVKGSTHFRILFLCALLLFILTFIVNTVAEIVRIRFRKRASQL is encoded by the coding sequence ATGGCAGAGAAAACTTCCGCATTTACCGGCCGGAAACGACAGCTCAGCACGCGCCGCACGGTCAAATTTGCGGACCAATTCGCCGCGTCGGTCATCACCGTGGGCGGCATCGGGACGATCGGTGCCGTCTTTCTCGTCGGCGTGTTGCTGGTTTGGGAAGTGGTCCCTCTTTTTCAGCCGGCTGAAATCACTCCAGTCGCTCTCCCGCAGACAGACTCCTCACTCGACGTCAGTCGCGGGTTCCGCGTTGACGAGTACGACGTGATCGGCTGGGGGGCCGGCGAAGACGGGTCAATCACCAGTTTTTCGACGCGCACCGGGGAATCGATCAGCACGCGCAGCGTCGTTTCAACGCAGGATGACGGCCGAGATGTCACCGCGTTCTCGATCGCCTTTGATCAGCCTGACATCGCGTTCGGATTTGCGGACGGTAGCGTCGTTACCGGACTAGCGGCCTTCAAAACCGATTTTCTCGAAGCTGAGTCGGTGCCTGAAGAGGTTCGGTCTCTCGCGACGAATCAAACCCGAATCTATGACGGCGGAATTGTTGAAGTCACCCCGCGAGGGCAATTTCGAGTGCAACGGGTCGAGTTCGATCTCCCCGACGAACCGCTCGACGTTGCCGATTCGCCGGTGACGTTGATCGACGTCGTGGGAACGTCAAGCGGCCCGGTCGTGGCCGTCTGGTCGGAAGAGCGACGGCTGCTCCTGTTCCGCATTAAGCAGTCGGAAAACATCTTCACGGGAGAAGTCACGTCGGAACCGGCCGATCAAGTCGAGTTGCCGGTCGATGGCGCCCCAACGTCACAACCGAACTTCCTGCTGATGGGCGAGTCGGGATCGCGTTTGTATTTGATTTGGGAAGACGGGACGCTGTTTCGGTATTCGCTCGACGATTCGAGAAAATGGTATCTCGCCGAGAGCTTGAAGGTCGTGCCGGCGGGGCGCACCGTGACCAGCGTGAAGCTTGCCGCCGGTCGAACGACGCTGTTGATCGGCGATTCCGAAGGCGACCTCACGGGTTGGTTCCCCGTCCGCGATACGCCCGACTTCGCCGGTACGAATCGGCCGGTCGAAGACGAAACCGAAACAGTCTTGCCGGATGACGGCTACCTGCTGACGCGGGCTCACGAATACGGCCGAGGTCCGACCGAGGCGGCCGTGTCGGGATTGGGTCCCTCGCCTCGAGATCGCACCGTCGCCGTCGGCTACGCCGACGGTTCACTGAGCCTGATTCAGACGACCAACGAACGGCGCATGGTCGACTTCGTTCGCGACGGCCCTCCCGCGAAGCACCTCGCGCTGACGCCGCAGGCGGAGCGATCGTCGATTTACGGCGTGTCCGAAGATCACGATCTGTTTCGGGGCAAAGTCGAAATCGGTCATCCCGCCGCGAGTCTCGCCGGACTCTTTGCGCCCATTTGGTATGAGGGATACGCGGCACCCGCGAGCGTGTGGCAGTCGACGTCGGCCAGCGACGCGACCGAACCGAAGTTCGGCCTCGGCCCGATCATCTTCGGGACGCTCAAGGCCACGTTTTACTCGATGCTGTTTGGCGCGCCGCTCGCGCTGATGGCCGCGATCTATACCAGTGAAATTATGCCGTCGCGTTGGCGTCCGGCGATCAAGCCGACGATCGAAAACATGGCCAGCTTGCCGAGTGTCGTCCTCGGTTATGTCGCGGCCATTGTGATCGCTCCGTACGTCGAGAAGTGGCTGCCGATGATTCTGCTCGTCCCGTTCATCGTGCCGCTGGCGTTGTTGACTGGTGCCTACCTGTGGCAGATGCTCCCGGTCCGCGTCGCGCTGCGGCTTGAGAATGGTCGCATGTTTTTCGCTGCGGTGACGGCCTTGGCCGGCGTGTTCGCAGCCTACCTGTTGGGGCCGATCGTTGAAGACGTGTTGTTTCGAGGAAACATCCTGCTCTGGTTCTCGGAACGAAAAGGGAGCGGAATCGGCGGTTGGTTTTTGATCCTGACGCCACTGGTCACGCTGGTCGTCGCGTTGCTGGCCCGAACATTCGTGACGCCTATTTTGATTAACGCTACAAGAAACTGGTCCCGTTCTGCCTGCACGGCAGCGGACTTGGGCAAGTTCGCTGTCGCCGGGCTGATCGTGCTCGCCGGAACGTACTTACTTTCATGGGCGCTCATTCAATTCGGATCGCTGACCGGCCTCGACCTCGACCCGAGGAATTCGCTGATCGGCAGCTTCGATCAGCGAAATGCGTTCATCGTCGGTTTCGTGATGGGATTCGCGATCATCCCGATCATCTTCACACTCGCGGACGACGCCCTGATGTCCGTCCCGCAGCAATTGCGCTCGGCCTCGTTGGGTTCGGGGGCGACCCCCTGGCAGACCGCCATGAGAGTGGTTCTGCCCACGGCGATGAGCGGTTTGTTTTCCGCACTCATGGTGGGCCTGGGACGCGCCGTCGGTGAGACGATGATCGTGCTGATGGCCGCGGGTAACACGCCGATCCTTGATTTCAATATCTTCAACGGCTTTCGCACGCTCTCGGCGAACATCGCCGTTGAGCTTCCTGAAGCCGTCAAAGGGAGCACGCACTTTCGGATTCTGTTCCTGTGCGCCCTGCTGCTGTTCATCCTGACCTTCATCGTCAACACCGTCGCGGAAATCGTACGCATTCGGTTCCGCAAACGCGCGTCTCAGCTATGA